In a genomic window of Streptomyces koelreuteriae:
- a CDS encoding winged helix-turn-helix transcriptional regulator, which yields MRRTSFDTWPCSIARTADILGDAWTLLVLREVFYGESRFDGFIGTLGIARNTLTDRLRRLESEGLLERRAYQTDPVRHEYLLTDKGRDFFGVLAAINAWGDRWLAGDEGAPVVLHHTSCDHDTQARVVCSSCGEPLHHRDLTARTGPGYPPRLLDDPAVRERFAPGRTLGDAGSRTSP from the coding sequence ATGCGACGGACCTCGTTCGACACCTGGCCCTGCTCCATCGCCCGCACCGCCGACATCCTGGGCGACGCCTGGACCCTGCTGGTGCTGCGCGAGGTCTTCTACGGCGAGTCCCGCTTCGACGGCTTCATCGGCACGCTCGGCATCGCCCGCAACACCCTCACCGACCGGCTGCGCCGCCTGGAGTCCGAGGGCCTGCTGGAGCGGCGCGCCTACCAGACCGACCCGGTGCGCCACGAGTACCTGCTGACGGACAAGGGCCGCGACTTCTTCGGCGTGCTCGCGGCGATCAACGCCTGGGGCGACCGCTGGCTGGCCGGCGACGAGGGCGCCCCGGTCGTCCTGCACCACACGTCCTGCGACCACGACACCCAGGCCCGGGTCGTCTGCTCCTCCTGCGGCGAGCCCCTGCACCACCGGGACCTGACCGCCCGCACCGGCCCCGGCTACCCGCCCCGCCTCCTGGACGACCCGGCCGTCCGGGAGCGCTTCGCCCCCGGACGGACCCTGGGGGATGCCGGATCTAGGACTTCGCCCTGA
- a CDS encoding FhaA domain-containing protein, which yields MGVLKKFEQRLEGLVNGTFAKVFKSEVQPVEIAGALQRECDNNATIWNRDRTVVPNDFIVELSTPDFERLSPYSGQLGDELAGMVRDYAKQQRYTFMGPIKVHLEKADDLDTGLYRVRSRTLASSSSQQDGPGGGAAAPAAPQGGRGGYGYPPAGGPSGAPPMPSAPPPGGRPGGYGQPAGGQRPPAAPAAPAAGGRTRHWIEINGTRHQISRATLVLGRSTEADVRIDDPGVSRRHCEIRTGTPSTIQDLGSTNGIVVDGQHTTRATLRDGSRIVVGSTTIIYRQAEG from the coding sequence ATGGGAGTCCTGAAGAAGTTCGAGCAGCGTCTCGAAGGTCTGGTCAACGGCACCTTTGCCAAGGTGTTCAAGTCCGAGGTCCAGCCCGTGGAGATCGCGGGAGCGCTCCAGCGCGAGTGCGACAACAACGCCACCATCTGGAACCGCGACCGGACGGTCGTGCCCAACGACTTCATCGTCGAGCTGAGCACCCCGGACTTCGAGCGGCTCAGCCCCTACTCCGGCCAGCTCGGCGACGAGCTCGCCGGCATGGTGCGCGACTACGCCAAGCAGCAGCGCTACACCTTCATGGGCCCCATCAAGGTCCATCTCGAGAAGGCGGACGACCTCGACACCGGCCTGTACCGGGTGCGCAGCCGTACGCTCGCCTCCTCCAGCAGCCAGCAGGACGGCCCGGGAGGCGGCGCCGCCGCGCCCGCCGCCCCGCAGGGCGGACGCGGTGGCTACGGCTACCCGCCGGCCGGCGGGCCCTCGGGCGCCCCGCCCATGCCGTCCGCGCCGCCGCCCGGCGGCCGCCCCGGCGGCTACGGCCAGCCCGCGGGCGGCCAGCGGCCCCCGGCCGCCCCGGCCGCCCCGGCCGCCGGCGGACGCACCCGCCACTGGATCGAGATCAACGGCACACGCCACCAGATCTCCCGCGCGACGCTGGTGCTGGGTCGCAGCACCGAGGCCGACGTGCGGATCGACGACCCCGGCGTCTCCCGCCGGCACTGCGAGATCCGGACCGGAACGCCCTCGACGATCCAGGATCTCGGATCCACCAACGGCATCGTGGTGGACGGGCAGCACACCACCCGCGCTACGCTCCGCGACGGCTCGCGGATCGTCGTGGGCAGCACCACCATCATTTACCGGCAAGCCGAAGGGTGA
- a CDS encoding response regulator transcription factor, whose amino-acid sequence MRVDRPLRVVLAEDSVLLRDGLVGLLGRCGHEVVAAVGDAEALVTAVGEHAPDVVVTDVRMPPGFQDEGLHAAVRLREERPTLPVLVLSQYVQRRYAAELLDSGDGTGVGYLLKDRVGQVEEFVEALGEVADGGTVVDPEVVRQLLRRRRDPLERLTPREREVLALIAQGRSNGAIARELVVSEAAVGKHISGILMKLDLPPADETHRRVLAVLAYLRA is encoded by the coding sequence CTGCGAGTTGACCGGCCGCTGCGCGTCGTCCTGGCCGAGGACAGCGTGCTGCTGCGGGACGGGCTCGTCGGGCTGCTCGGCCGCTGCGGGCACGAGGTCGTCGCCGCCGTGGGGGACGCCGAGGCGCTGGTCACGGCGGTCGGGGAGCACGCGCCGGACGTGGTCGTGACGGACGTACGGATGCCGCCCGGCTTCCAGGACGAGGGCCTGCACGCGGCCGTACGGCTGCGTGAGGAGCGGCCCACGTTGCCCGTCCTGGTCCTCAGCCAGTACGTGCAGCGCCGGTACGCCGCCGAGCTGCTGGACTCCGGCGACGGCACGGGCGTCGGCTATCTGCTGAAGGACCGCGTCGGCCAGGTCGAGGAGTTCGTGGAGGCGCTCGGCGAGGTGGCCGACGGCGGCACGGTCGTCGACCCGGAGGTCGTACGGCAGTTGCTGCGCCGCCGCCGCGACCCGCTGGAGCGGCTCACCCCGCGCGAGCGTGAGGTGCTGGCGTTGATCGCGCAGGGCAGGTCCAACGGCGCGATCGCCCGCGAACTGGTCGTCTCCGAGGCGGCCGTGGGCAAGCACATCTCCGGCATCCTCATGAAGCTCGACCTGCCGCCCGCGGACGAGACCCACCGCCGGGTGCTGGCGGTGCTGGCGTATCTGCGGGCGTAG
- a CDS encoding sensor histidine kinase — protein MHPRNVWQALSRPGYALSAWPWRSAGYLLTGTLTGVVLLVGIVLSAVAGGVLALALVGLPLLLCTVLAGIPVAALERLRLRLVDPEPAPDPHEPPGDPGLRAWLTTRLRERATWREFGHALLFAGLLWPVDALALAVGLLCPLTVVATPVLLAVFGEAKVLKVWLVTGWPAAFGFALLGLVLLVLGAYLLGVVAGARAGLTRLLIAPREADLGARVVELARSRVRLVDAFEAERRRIERDLHDGAQVRLVALTMTLGLARLDAPPGPLADQLAKAHEEAGTALAELRELIHGIHPKVLADYGLEAAVTDAADRSAVPVDVDLELSGRLSQAVEAAAYFVVCEALANVGRHSGASRAEVSGGHRDGRLFLLVRDDGRGGARAGAGSGLTGLADRVSVLDGRLTLSSPPGGPTLLRVEIPCEPAS, from the coding sequence ATGCACCCAAGGAACGTGTGGCAGGCCCTGTCCCGCCCGGGCTACGCGCTGTCGGCGTGGCCCTGGCGGTCCGCCGGGTATCTGCTCACAGGCACGCTGACCGGAGTCGTCTTACTCGTGGGCATCGTGCTGTCGGCGGTCGCGGGCGGGGTGCTGGCGCTCGCGCTGGTGGGGCTGCCGCTGCTGCTGTGCACGGTCCTGGCGGGCATCCCGGTGGCGGCGCTGGAGCGGCTGCGGCTGCGGCTGGTCGACCCGGAGCCGGCGCCCGACCCGCACGAGCCGCCCGGCGACCCGGGCCTGCGGGCCTGGCTGACGACGCGGCTGCGGGAGCGGGCCACCTGGCGGGAGTTCGGCCACGCCCTGCTGTTCGCGGGGCTGTTGTGGCCGGTCGACGCGCTCGCGCTCGCGGTCGGGCTGCTGTGCCCCTTGACCGTGGTCGCCACGCCGGTGCTCCTGGCCGTCTTCGGTGAGGCGAAGGTGCTCAAGGTGTGGCTCGTCACCGGCTGGCCGGCCGCGTTCGGATTCGCGCTCCTCGGGCTGGTCCTCCTCGTCCTGGGCGCCTATCTGCTGGGGGTCGTGGCCGGGGCCAGGGCCGGGCTGACGCGGCTGCTGATCGCGCCGCGCGAGGCCGACCTGGGGGCCAGGGTGGTCGAACTGGCCCGGTCCCGGGTGCGGTTGGTGGACGCCTTCGAGGCGGAACGGCGGCGGATCGAGCGCGATCTGCACGACGGGGCGCAAGTGCGGCTCGTCGCCCTGACGATGACGCTCGGCCTGGCCCGTCTCGACGCCCCGCCCGGCCCGCTGGCCGACCAGCTCGCCAAGGCCCACGAGGAGGCGGGCACGGCCCTCGCCGAACTGCGCGAGCTCATCCACGGCATCCACCCCAAGGTCCTCGCCGACTACGGACTCGAAGCCGCCGTCACCGACGCCGCCGACCGCTCGGCCGTGCCCGTGGACGTCGATCTGGAGCTGTCCGGGCGGCTCTCCCAGGCCGTCGAGGCCGCTGCGTACTTCGTGGTGTGCGAGGCGCTCGCCAATGTGGGCCGGCACAGCGGGGCGAGCCGGGCGGAGGTGAGCGGCGGGCATCGCGACGGCCGGCTGTTCCTGCTGGTCCGCGACGACGGGCGCGGCGGTGCGCGGGCCGGTGCGGGCAGCGGACTGACCGGACTCGCCGACCGGGTGTCGGTGCTCGATGGCAGACTCACCCTGTCCAGCCCGCCCGGCGGACCGACCCTGCTGCGTGTGGAGATCCCTTGTGAGCCTGCGAGTTGA
- a CDS encoding cytochrome P450 family protein — MAQQACPFLTIDPSGQDLYGEISRIRDQGPAVEVELPGGVRAWWINGLELNKRLLAGPETSKDAFRHWPAWINGDISRTWPLAIWVSVRNMVTAYGTDHTRLRKPMAAAFTKRRVDALLPRVQEIVDRALDDLERIPEGEVVDLRAAFAAPVPHEVVCELFGVPPGEDGPRAALYRIIDRFFDTAISLEDAQANGVELYGTLTAFLQDKRAHPADDLTTALIAARDEGSLSEQELMDNLILLLTAGFETTVNLIDNTVHSLLAHPEQLELVRSGRATWEDALEESLRLEAPGAMSGLRYAVEDIEIEPGLTIPKGDPLVVSFAGAGRDPERHGPDAERFDLTRATSRDHVSFGHGVHHCLGRPLAMAEATAALTSLFDRFPRLALADPSRPPKRLRSIISTGHEELPVLLHGTRP, encoded by the coding sequence ATGGCACAGCAGGCCTGTCCCTTCCTGACGATCGACCCGTCAGGACAGGACCTCTACGGCGAGATATCCCGGATCCGGGACCAGGGCCCGGCCGTGGAAGTGGAACTGCCCGGCGGCGTACGGGCGTGGTGGATCAACGGCCTGGAGCTGAACAAGCGGCTGCTGGCCGGCCCCGAGACGAGCAAGGACGCCTTCCGGCACTGGCCCGCCTGGATCAACGGGGACATCTCCCGCACCTGGCCCCTCGCGATCTGGGTCTCGGTGCGCAACATGGTCACCGCCTACGGCACCGACCACACCCGGCTGCGCAAGCCGATGGCCGCCGCCTTCACCAAGCGGCGCGTCGACGCGCTGCTCCCGCGCGTCCAGGAGATCGTCGACCGGGCCCTGGACGACCTGGAGCGCATCCCGGAGGGCGAAGTCGTCGACCTGCGCGCGGCGTTCGCGGCGCCGGTGCCGCACGAGGTGGTGTGCGAACTCTTCGGTGTACCGCCCGGCGAGGACGGCCCCCGCGCGGCCCTGTACCGCATCATCGACCGCTTCTTCGACACCGCGATCTCCCTGGAGGACGCCCAGGCCAACGGGGTCGAGCTGTACGGCACGCTCACCGCGTTCCTCCAGGACAAGCGCGCGCACCCGGCCGACGACCTGACGACCGCCCTCATCGCCGCCCGCGACGAAGGAAGCCTCAGCGAACAGGAGTTGATGGACAACCTGATCCTGCTGCTCACCGCCGGTTTCGAGACGACCGTCAACCTCATCGACAACACCGTGCACAGCCTGCTCGCCCACCCCGAGCAGCTCGAACTGGTCCGCTCCGGCCGCGCGACCTGGGAGGACGCCCTGGAGGAGTCGCTGCGCCTCGAAGCGCCGGGCGCCATGTCGGGTCTGCGCTACGCCGTCGAGGACATCGAGATCGAGCCGGGCCTGACGATCCCGAAGGGCGACCCGCTCGTGGTCTCCTTCGCCGGTGCCGGACGCGACCCCGAGCGGCACGGCCCGGACGCCGAACGGTTCGACCTCACCCGCGCCACCAGCCGCGACCACGTCTCCTTCGGCCACGGCGTGCACCACTGCCTGGGCCGCCCGCTGGCCATGGCCGAGGCGACGGCGGCCCTGACGTCCCTCTTCGACCGCTTCCCGCGACTGGCCCTGGCCGACCCGTCCCGCCCGCCGAAGCGGCTGCGCTCCATCATCTCGACGGGGCACGAGGAACTGCCCGTACTGCTCCACGGCACCCGTCCGTAA
- a CDS encoding ABC transporter ATP-binding protein — MNAIQLDSVTRTYGAVTALDGVSLSFPAGTFTAVMGPSGSGKSTLLQCAAGLDRPTSGSVTIGGTELTGLSERRLTLLRRERVGFVFQAFNLLPSLTAEQNVALPLRLAGRRVPKARVRQALQQVGLADRARHRPSQLSGGQQQRVALARALITRPEVLFGDEPTGALDTRTGREVLGLLRAMVDREGQTVVMVTHDPVAAAHADRVLFLVDGRVHGELTDPDAETVAARMTRLEAAPCA; from the coding sequence ATGAACGCCATCCAGCTGGACTCGGTCACCAGGACGTACGGAGCCGTCACCGCACTCGACGGGGTGTCGCTCTCCTTCCCCGCCGGGACCTTCACCGCCGTCATGGGCCCCTCCGGCTCCGGCAAGTCCACCCTGCTCCAGTGCGCCGCGGGCCTGGACCGGCCCACCTCCGGCTCGGTCACGATCGGCGGCACGGAACTGACCGGCCTGAGCGAACGGCGGCTGACCCTGCTGCGCCGCGAGCGCGTCGGCTTCGTCTTCCAGGCGTTCAACCTGCTGCCCTCGCTGACCGCCGAGCAGAACGTCGCCCTGCCGCTGCGCCTGGCCGGCCGCCGCGTCCCGAAGGCCCGGGTGCGTCAGGCACTCCAGCAGGTCGGCCTCGCCGACCGGGCCCGGCACCGACCGTCCCAGCTCTCCGGCGGCCAGCAGCAACGCGTCGCCCTGGCCCGGGCGTTGATCACCCGCCCCGAGGTCCTGTTCGGCGACGAGCCGACCGGTGCGCTGGACACCCGGACCGGGCGTGAGGTGCTCGGGCTGCTGCGCGCCATGGTCGACCGCGAGGGCCAGACGGTCGTCATGGTCACCCACGACCCGGTCGCCGCCGCGCACGCCGACCGCGTGCTCTTCCTCGTCGACGGCCGCGTCCACGGGGAGTTGACCGACCCGGACGCCGAGACGGTCGCGGCCCGGATGACTCGCCTGGAGGCCGCGCCGTGCGCGTGA
- a CDS encoding NAD-dependent epimerase/dehydratase family protein, which yields MTANLLITGASGFVGSHVAAAARQRPGVRVRELSRRTPPGPASVHGDLGDPASLRGACADTDVLVHCATRISGDAETLEAVNDVGTRALVEEAVRAGVGRIVYVSTAAVYGRGPFRGVRPGEVPIAPASATSRTRAAAERHVLDAGGLVLRPHLVYGEGDRWVVPGLVWLLGELSATLTGCTALQSMIDVDTLGRAVAAAALSPAHDGGVHHVNHPEPVGIQELLGAVGARLEVPGADASVDVATALERAAGTPLALHHLGMLTVDHWFADDAFWKDLDCSPGEGFAAEFTRAAPWYRSFLRDRGAT from the coding sequence GTGACGGCCAACCTTCTGATCACCGGCGCGAGCGGCTTCGTCGGCAGCCATGTGGCCGCCGCCGCCCGGCAGCGACCCGGTGTGCGCGTACGGGAGTTGTCCCGGCGGACACCGCCCGGCCCCGCATCCGTCCACGGCGACCTCGGCGACCCGGCCTCCCTGCGCGGCGCCTGCGCGGACACCGATGTCCTGGTGCACTGCGCCACCCGGATCAGCGGCGACGCCGAGACCCTCGAAGCCGTCAACGACGTGGGCACACGAGCCCTGGTCGAGGAGGCGGTGCGCGCCGGGGTGGGCCGGATCGTGTACGTGAGCACGGCCGCCGTGTACGGCCGGGGCCCCTTCCGCGGCGTACGCCCCGGGGAGGTGCCGATCGCGCCCGCGTCGGCCACCAGCCGCACCCGGGCCGCCGCCGAACGGCACGTCCTGGACGCGGGCGGCCTGGTGCTGCGGCCGCACCTGGTCTACGGCGAGGGCGACCGCTGGGTCGTCCCCGGACTGGTGTGGCTGCTGGGCGAGTTGTCGGCGACCCTGACCGGCTGTACGGCGCTCCAGTCGATGATCGACGTGGACACCCTGGGCCGTGCGGTGGCGGCGGCGGCCCTGTCCCCGGCGCACGACGGCGGAGTGCACCACGTCAACCACCCCGAGCCGGTCGGGATCCAGGAACTGCTCGGCGCCGTGGGCGCGCGGTTGGAGGTGCCCGGCGCCGACGCCTCGGTGGATGTCGCCACCGCCCTGGAACGGGCCGCCGGGACACCGCTCGCCCTCCACCACCTCGGCATGCTCACGGTCGACCACTGGTTCGCGGACGACGCCTTCTGGAAGGACCTCGACTGCTCACCCGGCGAGGGCTTCGCGGCGGAATTCACGCGGGCGGCACCCTGGTACCGCTCGTTCCTCCGGGACCGGGGCGCCACCTGA
- a CDS encoding LuxR C-terminal-related transcriptional regulator yields the protein MIEARELTKRYGDKTVVDHLSFTVKPGEVTGFLGPNGAGKSTTMRMIVGLDAPTRGSVTVGGTAYARPEELVSGIHAVATGDAVVAPRLTRRLLDAYAHQVLAPADPPVPDPRLGALSDREREVLVAIGQGWTNAEIAERLVLSESTVKKHVGRVLAKIGARDRIQAVITAYDAGLVRAKS from the coding sequence ATGATCGAAGCGCGCGAGCTGACGAAGCGCTACGGCGACAAGACGGTCGTCGACCATCTGAGCTTCACCGTGAAGCCCGGCGAGGTGACCGGGTTCCTCGGCCCCAACGGGGCGGGCAAGTCCACGACGATGCGCATGATCGTCGGCCTGGACGCCCCGACCCGGGGCTCGGTCACCGTGGGCGGCACGGCGTACGCCCGGCCCGAGGAACTCGTCTCCGGCATCCACGCGGTCGCGACCGGCGACGCCGTGGTGGCTCCCCGGCTGACCCGGCGCCTGCTGGACGCCTACGCCCATCAGGTCCTGGCACCGGCCGACCCGCCCGTGCCGGATCCGCGGCTCGGGGCCCTCAGCGACCGCGAACGCGAGGTGCTGGTCGCGATCGGGCAGGGCTGGACGAACGCGGAGATCGCCGAACGGCTCGTGCTCAGCGAGTCCACCGTGAAGAAGCACGTCGGACGGGTCCTCGCCAAGATCGGGGCACGGGACCGGATCCAGGCCGTGATCACCGCCTACGACGCCGGGCTGGTCAGGGCGAAGTCCTAG
- a CDS encoding ScbA/BarX family gamma-butyrolactone biosynthesis protein yields the protein MPQTGPLGAPTDDQTGRGAPPANRTVAAVENAPQTEREPHPADTPERGPHTTLTPERGPHTAGRTTGRAVTTALAHRTTDTDVFPTRWRRISDTRFRFTAHWPAAHPFFGPVDDRHQDPMIVGETLRQASMVLAHAEFGAPADTHFVMWDLTVRADPSALTLSDAAEPVDIDVVCSEVRRRGRGLSSMRTTMEFRRAGRFVARGTGSTGCTSPLAYRRLRERQLTALETPVPLLEGIAPELAGRSRAEDVVLAPADRPGVWLLRVDTRHPVLFPRPNDHVPGMVLFEAARQAATAATGRHPFLPRAMTARFARYAELHSPCRLETEVLGADPGEVTVRVSGRQGGESVFTATLTSARPVRVRSLS from the coding sequence ATGCCGCAGACTGGGCCTTTAGGCGCACCCACGGACGATCAGACCGGACGCGGGGCCCCTCCGGCAAACAGAACCGTTGCGGCCGTCGAGAACGCGCCACAAACCGAGCGCGAGCCCCACCCCGCCGACACCCCCGAGCGCGGGCCGCACACCACCCTCACGCCCGAGCGCGGGCCGCACACCGCCGGCCGCACCACCGGCCGCGCCGTCACCACCGCCCTCGCCCATCGCACCACCGACACCGACGTCTTCCCCACCCGGTGGCGCCGAATCTCCGACACCCGCTTCCGCTTCACCGCGCACTGGCCGGCCGCCCACCCCTTCTTCGGCCCCGTCGACGACCGCCACCAGGACCCGATGATCGTGGGCGAGACGCTGCGGCAGGCCTCGATGGTGCTCGCCCACGCCGAGTTCGGCGCCCCGGCCGACACCCACTTCGTCATGTGGGACCTGACGGTCCGGGCCGACCCGTCCGCGCTGACGCTGTCGGACGCCGCCGAACCGGTCGACATCGACGTCGTGTGCTCCGAGGTGCGCCGCCGCGGCCGCGGCCTGAGCAGCATGCGGACGACGATGGAGTTCCGCCGCGCCGGACGCTTCGTCGCCCGCGGCACCGGCAGCACCGGCTGCACCTCGCCGCTCGCCTACCGCCGACTGCGCGAGCGGCAGTTGACGGCCCTGGAGACTCCGGTGCCGCTGCTGGAGGGCATCGCGCCCGAGCTGGCGGGCCGCTCCCGCGCCGAGGACGTCGTACTCGCCCCCGCCGACCGCCCCGGTGTCTGGCTGCTGCGCGTGGACACCCGCCACCCGGTCCTCTTCCCCCGCCCCAACGACCATGTGCCGGGCATGGTCCTGTTCGAGGCGGCCCGCCAGGCGGCGACCGCCGCGACCGGCCGGCACCCCTTCCTGCCCCGCGCGATGACGGCCCGCTTCGCCCGGTACGCCGAGCTGCACAGCCCCTGCCGGCTGGAGACCGAGGTGCTCGGCGCGGACCCGGGGGAAGTGACCGTACGGGTCTCGGGGCGGCAGGGCGGCGAGTCCGTCTTCACCGCCACCCTGACCTCCGCACGGCCCGTGCGGGTACGGTCGCTGTCGTGA
- a CDS encoding ABC transporter permease, protein MLSIALRTLRTRWVTFTGSFVALSLGVALLTVMGLALASSATAPERGPERFAAAPVVVKGQDTLRVPTPIGDRTSRLAHPRPVPAAAIEELRMLGPVVADRSFPVRAADAPADLVGHPWSTAAFAPYDLATGRAPRTADEVAVTGDWARPGLQLRTDRGTVRVVGTLTSRGFENAVFFTDARAAELSPPIYQLAVTADPAAARKAVGDSAQVLTGNARRLADADPDRDSEALTAMNSLFGTAGGVTAFVSVFVVASTFAFAVAQRRREFALLRTAGATPGQIRRSVLAEALAVGALASAAGCALGSYAAPLLADRVAAEGLAPAWFTIGDHTWPYHVAFWTGLLVALGGATAASWRAGRTAPTAALREASADSGTLTPGRLLCGAALLLTSAVTLALALTDAPGDLLQRKTYITRPMLLITATALLAPLFLRPLTRLLTWLPALLPGAGGLLVRENTAAGVRRTAALAAPVLVTVALAGSLLGATGTLNTAKATEASERTTAAFVVTPAAGTTFDTATLRRLRAVPGAEVSPTSTTAVHVLEDGVALVRSEARAATPALLAATARLPLSAGSTTDLDDDSIIVNEEWQEHRVGERVRVWLGDGTPRTLRIAAVMSTGTGDNGVYVTPRNAPGATPDRVDVALADGANPDTVATALRQALGTGNGQVLTRQEWLDATAPGTNRTTRLGLLLVLGIALLYTGISVANTTVMATSDRIRDLAVLRLTGATRWQVLRLTAAEALTVVAAGTLLGLLAAALNLAGMWSALALLSVRPALTLPWQALGTTAAACTLLAVVSATLPAALALRRRPVELAGVRE, encoded by the coding sequence ATGCTGAGCATCGCCCTCCGCACCCTGCGCACCCGCTGGGTCACCTTCACCGGCAGCTTCGTCGCGCTCTCGCTGGGCGTCGCCCTGCTCACCGTGATGGGCCTGGCCCTGGCCTCCTCCGCCACCGCCCCGGAGCGCGGCCCCGAGCGCTTCGCCGCCGCCCCGGTCGTCGTCAAGGGCCAGGACACCCTGCGCGTACCGACCCCGATCGGCGACCGCACGTCCCGGCTCGCCCACCCGCGCCCGGTGCCCGCCGCGGCGATCGAGGAGTTGCGGATGCTGGGGCCCGTCGTCGCGGACCGCTCCTTCCCCGTACGCGCCGCGGACGCCCCCGCCGACCTGGTCGGCCACCCCTGGTCCACCGCCGCGTTCGCCCCCTACGACCTCGCCACCGGCCGCGCGCCCCGCACCGCCGACGAGGTAGCCGTCACCGGCGACTGGGCCCGCCCCGGCCTGCAACTCCGCACCGACCGGGGCACCGTACGTGTCGTCGGCACCCTGACCTCCCGCGGCTTCGAGAACGCCGTCTTCTTCACCGACGCCCGCGCCGCCGAACTGTCCCCTCCGATCTACCAGTTGGCGGTCACGGCGGACCCGGCAGCCGCGCGGAAGGCCGTGGGCGACAGCGCCCAGGTCCTCACCGGGAACGCGCGCCGCCTCGCCGACGCCGATCCCGACCGGGACAGCGAGGCGCTCACCGCGATGAACTCCCTGTTCGGCACCGCCGGGGGCGTCACCGCGTTCGTGTCGGTGTTCGTCGTGGCGTCGACCTTCGCCTTCGCGGTCGCCCAGCGGCGCCGGGAGTTCGCCCTGCTGCGCACCGCCGGGGCGACCCCGGGCCAGATCCGCCGGAGCGTCCTCGCCGAGGCCCTCGCCGTCGGCGCCCTCGCCTCGGCCGCAGGCTGCGCCCTCGGCTCCTACGCGGCACCGCTGCTGGCCGACCGGGTGGCCGCCGAGGGCCTCGCCCCGGCCTGGTTCACCATCGGCGACCACACCTGGCCCTACCACGTGGCCTTCTGGACCGGCCTGCTCGTGGCCCTCGGCGGAGCGACCGCGGCCTCCTGGCGGGCCGGGCGCACCGCCCCCACCGCAGCCCTGCGCGAGGCCTCGGCGGACAGCGGGACCCTGACCCCCGGCCGCCTCCTCTGCGGTGCGGCCCTCCTCCTGACGTCCGCCGTGACGCTCGCCCTCGCCCTCACCGACGCCCCGGGCGACCTCCTCCAGCGCAAGACGTACATCACCCGCCCGATGCTGCTGATCACCGCGACCGCCCTGCTCGCACCGCTCTTCCTGCGCCCCCTGACCCGGCTGCTGACCTGGCTGCCCGCGCTCCTGCCCGGTGCCGGCGGGCTGCTGGTCCGCGAGAACACCGCCGCCGGGGTACGCCGCACCGCCGCCCTCGCGGCCCCCGTCCTGGTCACGGTCGCCCTCGCGGGTTCCCTGCTCGGCGCCACCGGGACCCTCAACACGGCGAAGGCCACCGAGGCGAGCGAGCGCACCACCGCCGCCTTCGTCGTCACCCCGGCGGCCGGAACGACCTTCGACACCGCGACCCTCCGCAGACTGCGAGCAGTACCGGGAGCCGAGGTGTCACCGACGTCCACGACGGCCGTCCACGTCCTGGAGGACGGCGTGGCCCTCGTCCGCTCCGAGGCCCGCGCCGCGACCCCCGCCCTCCTGGCGGCCACCGCACGCCTTCCGCTCAGCGCGGGCAGCACGACCGACCTCGACGACGACTCGATCATCGTCAACGAGGAGTGGCAGGAGCACCGGGTCGGCGAACGGGTCCGGGTGTGGCTCGGCGACGGCACACCGCGCACCCTGCGGATCGCCGCCGTGATGTCCACCGGCACCGGCGACAACGGCGTCTACGTCACCCCCCGCAACGCCCCGGGCGCCACACCCGACCGCGTCGACGTGGCCCTGGCCGACGGCGCGAACCCGGACACCGTCGCCACCGCCCTGCGCCAAGCGCTCGGCACCGGGAACGGACAGGTCCTCACCCGCCAGGAATGGCTCGACGCCACCGCCCCCGGCACCAACCGCACCACCCGCCTCGGCCTTCTGCTCGTCCTCGGCATCGCCCTCCTCTACACGGGCATCTCCGTGGCCAACACCACGGTCATGGCCACCTCCGACCGGATCCGCGACCTGGCCGTGCTGCGGCTGACCGGCGCCACCCGGTGGCAGGTCCTGCGTCTGACGGCCGCCGAGGCCCTCACCGTCGTCGCCGCCGGCACGCTCCTCGGCCTCCTCGCCGCCGCCCTCAACCTCGCCGGCATGTGGAGCGCCCTCGCGCTGCTCTCGGTCCGTCCCGCCCTCACCCTCCCGTGGCAGGCCCTCGGCACGACGGCGGCCGCCTGCACCCTCCTGGCCGTCGTCTCCGCCACGCTCCCCGCGGCACTCGCCCTGCGCCGCCGCCCGGTCGAACTGGCAGGCGTACGGGAATGA